TTAAGTCATTTACTATGAGTTGTTTAATTTTTTAAAATTTTATAAAAATGAGGATATGAGGCGAAATTCAATCGAAAAATGTCGAGAAATAGCTCGCAACTGCGAGAAGTTTGTAAAGCACTGAAAAAGTTAGGGATCGCTGCAGTTCCCATTGACGGCATTGTTGCACCTGTACTAGATTGCGAGCACTATGCCTCGCAAACATTCTGAATCAGACCGGGTCCTCATCAAACGTTATGGCAACCGTCGGCTCTACAACACCGAAACGGGAAGCTATGTCAATTTTCAGGATTTAATTGCATTGATTCAAAGCGGACGAGACATTCAGGTGGTGGATTCTAAAACAAAAGAAGACATCACCAAAGTGATTCTCACACAAATCATCCTCGAAGAAGAAAAAAACAACAAAAACATTCTCCCCTTGCCGTTTTTGTTCCAGCTCATCCGCTATCAGGAAAAATCCGTCCAGGATTTCTTCCAAAATTATCTTTCGGCCACCTTTGAAGCCTACTTAAAAACCAAACAGGAATTTGACCGCCGGTTCCGCGACTGGATTGAACTGAGCCCTGGTTCGCCCCAAATGTGGGAATCATTTTTTCAGCCTCCAGGGGGCAAACGCAAAGATCCCGAAGAGTAAAGCCCTTGTCAGTACCACCTGCGTAAGCGGGTGAGTTCCAATTTTTTTCTTTCTGTAAATTTTTCCGTGATGGATTCGATGAATTGGAAACTCATGGTTTCAGCTTGTTCCAAAGAAACCCATCACGGAAAAATTTACAGAAGGATTTTTTTTCAAGCGTTGTCATCGTCCTCAAACCCACCTGCTTACACAGGTGGTACTGACAAAAAGAGTTCCTGCCCATGAAGCGTATTGTGATCTTTCTTCTCATCGTGTGTTTTGGCTGGCTGGTGTTTCTACCTCAGACCAGTGGATTGGCCCAGACACTCAATCGGTCTCGGGCCAAATCCCCGGTGGCGACCACCTTTGATCCATATGATCAATGCCAGATTTCTTTTCGGGTGTTTAATCACAAGAACGGGCTTTACCAAACCCAGATCAATTGTATTGAATTTGATCAACAGGGATATTTATGGGTTGGGACCACGGATGGCGCGGCACGCTACAATGGGCACTCCTGGACGGCGGTTCATCTGCCGACCAAAACGAAGTCCAACCACATCAAGGCAATGCTGGCTGCTTCGGATGGCAGCATGTGGTTTGGCTCGACCAATGCCGGGCTTTCACGGTTGAAAAATGGCGAGTGGAAGGTATTTACAACCGAACTGGGGGTGACGTCACAAGCCATTACTGCCCTGATTGAGACAAAATCGGAATCCGGTGCCGCAACAATTTGGGTTGGAACTGCTCAAGGGTGTGCTTTTTATCAAGGCGAGCAGTGGACTGCACTCAAACCCAATACCGGGCTTCCTTCCGAAACCATAACCAGCCTGGCGGAACTCAAATTCCTGACTGGAAAGCCAACTGTGTGGGCTGGTACAACCAGCGGGCTGGCCTATCTCGACGGCCAGACCTGGAAGCCGATTCCGAATTTTCCGCTTTCTCCACCGTTGAGCACCGTGACTGCAATGTTAGAAACCCAGGATGAAACCGGCCAGTTGGTGGTTTGGGTTGGTACGAATGCTGGTGTCTGCCGGTTAGCCTCAGATGGAACCTGGTCAGTCTTTGGGTTAAAGGAAGGGCTTCCAAACCTTGATGTGACGGCCCTGATGAAAACCACTGAAAAAGGTGGAACCGAGGTGCTCTGGGCTGGAACCAATGGTGGCGGCATTGCCCGCTTCAGTGATGGAGTCTGGCGACTCAGAAACGAACAGATTGGCCTTCCAAGCAATGCCGTGCTGTGCCTCAAGGTCAACCCTCGCGAGCCAAATCATGCACTTTGGATTGGCTTGAACGGCGCCGGATTGACCAGCTTTGACTTTGGCAAGTGGCGGTATATAGATGCCCGGAATGGGGTACCGAATTCGAATGTTTACTCAGTTCTGACAACCGAAAACAGTCAGGGGGCAACTGTCCTCTGGGCCGGGACTTTTGGCAATGGAATTGGCGTGCTGGATCGTCAGGGGTGGTCCCGAATCACAACTGAAAATGGACTGGCTGATGATCGGGTGTTGATGCTGTATGAAGCTCCAGCAAAATTCGGCTCAAAGGCAATCTGGGCCGGAACGGCGAATGGCATGAGCCGGATTGAAAATGGTCAGGTGACCTCATTTGGAACCAGGGAGGGCCTGCCGCATCCATCCGTTTTGAGTTTCTTGCAAACCAGCGATCCAGCCGGTGAACCGATCTTGTGGGTTGGAACTCAGCAA
This DNA window, taken from Acidobacteriota bacterium, encodes the following:
- the phaR gene encoding polyhydroxyalkanoate synthesis repressor PhaR, which codes for MPRKHSESDRVLIKRYGNRRLYNTETGSYVNFQDLIALIQSGRDIQVVDSKTKEDITKVILTQIILEEEKNNKNILPLPFLFQLIRYQEKSVQDFFQNYLSATFEAYLKTKQEFDRRFRDWIELSPGSPQMWESFFQPPGGKRKDPEE